In Panicum virgatum strain AP13 chromosome 4N, P.virgatum_v5, whole genome shotgun sequence, a single window of DNA contains:
- the LOC120671413 gene encoding uncharacterized protein LOC120671413, whose translation MQSGEQAPEPEPAAVREAAAPPVVVAPEPTALVGDEAAEAAAGEAPRVHEAEASSPVDGGAGGNKSPSPAPVSPSAVKERQIPVDPASLRRLGMVADEDSPLSAPSVLTEVVVRSSPLLPPLRCPTFVGASLPCSATSSPVRGAGGAKWELEPQQPAAAHSPTSALRSLARQHSAALARLVAAAPSTLSRSASRAEGRTMARHDDVEPGTPEKLLADEDGFTCGALCMFIPGFSRKKQPAFAAATAGRAVSGMQRQPSGLRPRRSSASRVASLERFECGSWSPPPPPPPPPAAARHDAAECLATEVAKTSCANADDDAEAPVKMAFVFDGEPPAATRGILKNSASSRLESARPSTSSQRHVRFSTAVAADAAASASCPTSPCITPRLARARAEFNAFPEAQRA comes from the coding sequence ATGCAGTCCGGCGAGCAGGcgcccgagcccgagcccgcCGCCGTGAGGGAAGCAGCAGCACCCCCGGTGGTAGTGGCGCCAGAGCCTACTGCCCTTGTCGGCGACGAGGCAGccgaagcggcggcgggggaggcgccACGCGTTCATGAAGCAGAGGCCTCCTCGCCGGTGGATGGAGGCGCCGGCGGTAATAAGAGCCCGAGCCCGGCCCCGGTGTCGCCGTCCGCGGTGAAGGAGCGGCAGATCCCCGTGGACCCGGCAtcgctgcgccgcctgggcatggTGGCGGACGAGGACTCGCCGCTCTCGGCGCCGTCCGTGCTCACGGAGGTGGTGGTGCGGTCGTCCCCGCTCCTGCCGCCGCTCCGCTGCCCCACGTTCGTCGGCGCCAGCCTACCGTGCTCCGCCACCTCCTCACCggtgcgcggcgccggcggcgccaagTGGGAGCTGGAGCCGCAGCAGCCCGCTGCCGCCCACAGCCCGACCTCCGCGCTGCGCTCCCTCGCGCGGCAGCACTCCGCCGCGCTCGCCaggctcgtcgccgccgcgccgtccacgCTGTCGAGGTCCGCGTCGCGCGCCGAGGGGAGGACCATGGCACGGCACGACGACGTGGAGCCCGGAACGCCGGAGAAGCTGCTCGCCGACGAGGACGGCTTCACGTGCGGCGCGCTGTGCATGTTCATCCCCGGCTTCTCCAGGAAGAAGCAgcccgccttcgccgccgccaccgccggcaggGCCGTGTCGGGCATGCAGAGGCAACCGTCGGGCTTGCGGCCTCGCCGCAGCAGCGCGTCACGGGTGGCGTCACTGGAGCGGTTCGAGTGCGGGTCGTggagccctcctcctccgccgccgccgccgcccgcggccgcgcggcaCGACGCGGCCGAGTGCCTCGCGACGGAGGTGGCCAAGACAAGCTGCGCCAACGCGGACGACGACGCGGAGGCGCCTGTCAAGATGGCGTTTGTGTTCGACGGCGAGCCCCCCGCGGCAACGAGGGGGATACTGAAGAACTCGGCGTCGTCGCGGCTGGAGTCGGCCAGGCCCTCAACGTCGTCGCAGCGACACGTGAGGTTCTcgacagcggtggcggcggacgcTGCTGCGTCGGCGTCGTGCCCGACGTCGCCGTGCATCACGCCGCGCTTGGCGAGGGCCAGGGCGGAGTTCAACGCGTTCCCGGAGGCGCAGAGGGCGTAG